From Solea senegalensis isolate Sse05_10M linkage group LG7, IFAPA_SoseM_1, whole genome shotgun sequence, a single genomic window includes:
- the pabpn1l gene encoding embryonic polyadenylate-binding protein 2 isoform X1, whose amino-acid sequence MADNHLEYGYLEEGECVGEHFTEDPELAAIKARVHELEMEEESGRLHDDDERCDLSEMQLLTSTPRPGPFYNMTPEERIDADNRSVYVGNVDYGATADELEIHFNGCGPVNRVTILCDRFSGHPKGFAYIEFSDRDSVQSAIGLHETLFRGRVLKVMPKRTNMPGISTTDRGGHSRGGGGHSRGRGRGYRPPRYQSSSRGRFRYQSTRPQHQTPHPYYGGPTVGKRQWGHMDYHEQMPKRYPCLLLITPPSEELGEASSGQHYAQQR is encoded by the exons ATGGCGGACAATCATCTGGAGTACGGCTACCTGGAGGAGGGCGAGTGTGTCGGGGAGCATTTCACCGAGGACCCG gagCTGGCGGCAATTAAGGCCCGGGTTCACGAGCTGGAGATGGAAGAGGAGTCGGGGAGACTACACGACGACGACGAGCGATGTGACCTGTCCGAGATGCAGCTACTGACCAGTACCCCCCGTCCTG GCCCTTTCTACAACATGACTCCTGAAGAGAGAATAGATGCAGACAACCGATCGGTGTATGTAGGAAAT GTAGACTATGGAGCGACTGCAGATGAGTTGGAAATCCATTTCAACGGCTGTGGACCCGTGAACAGAGTCACCATCCTGTGTGACCGCTTCTCTGGCCATCCCAAAGG CTTTGCTTACATCGAGTTTTCCGATAGAGACTCCGTGCAGAGTGCCATTGGTTTGCATGAGACCTTGTTCAGAGGGAGAGTCCTTAAG GTAATGCCAAAAAGGACCAATATGCCAGGCATCAGCACCACAGACAGGGGAGGACactccagaggaggaggaggacactcCAGAGGCAGAGGTAGAGGTTATCGCCCCCCCAGGTATCAGAGCAGCTCGCGAGGCCGATTCCGGTACCAGTCGACCAGGCCGCAACATCAAACGCCCCACCCTTATTACGGAGGCCCGACAGTGGGGAAGAGACAGTGGGGGCACATGGACTACCACGAACAGATGCCTAAACGTTATCCATGTCTTCTGCTCATCACGCCGCCATCCGAGGAGTTGGGGGAAGCGTCGAGTGGACAACACTACGCCCAACAGCGCTAA
- the trappc2l gene encoding trafficking protein particle complex subunit 2-like protein → MAVCIAVIAKENYPLYIRSVPTQNELKFHYTVHTSLDVVEEKISAVGKSLGDQRELYLGLLYPTEDYKVYGYVTNSKVKFVIVVDSSNTSLRDNEIRSMFRKLHNSFTDVMCNPFHNPGDTIQSKAFDGIVSAMMVQTG, encoded by the exons ATGGCGGTGTGCATAGCAGTAATCGCGAAAGAG AACTACCCGCTGTACATTCGCAGTGTGCCCACTCAAAATGAGCTGAAGTTTCACTACACAGTACACACCTCTCTGGACGTGGTGGAGGAGAAGATCTCAGCCGTGGGCAAATCACTGGGAGACCAGAGAGAGCTGTACCTGGGTCTGCTCTATCCCACTGAAGACTATAAAGT ATATGGGTATGTAACGAACTCCAAGGTGAAATTCGTCATTGTTGTGGACTCTTCAAACACATCGTTGAGGGACAATGAAATAAGAAGT ATGTTCAGAAAATTACACAACTCATTTACTGATGTGATGTGCAACCCCTTCCACAATCCTGGGGACACCATTCAGTCCAA GGCCTTTGATGGAATAGTATCGGCGATGATGGTGCAAACTGGATGA
- the pabpn1l gene encoding embryonic polyadenylate-binding protein 2 isoform X2, giving the protein MADNHLEYGYLEEGECVGEHFTEDPLAAIKARVHELEMEEESGRLHDDDERCDLSEMQLLTSTPRPGPFYNMTPEERIDADNRSVYVGNVDYGATADELEIHFNGCGPVNRVTILCDRFSGHPKGFAYIEFSDRDSVQSAIGLHETLFRGRVLKVMPKRTNMPGISTTDRGGHSRGGGGHSRGRGRGYRPPRYQSSSRGRFRYQSTRPQHQTPHPYYGGPTVGKRQWGHMDYHEQMPKRYPCLLLITPPSEELGEASSGQHYAQQR; this is encoded by the exons ATGGCGGACAATCATCTGGAGTACGGCTACCTGGAGGAGGGCGAGTGTGTCGGGGAGCATTTCACCGAGGACCCG CTGGCGGCAATTAAGGCCCGGGTTCACGAGCTGGAGATGGAAGAGGAGTCGGGGAGACTACACGACGACGACGAGCGATGTGACCTGTCCGAGATGCAGCTACTGACCAGTACCCCCCGTCCTG GCCCTTTCTACAACATGACTCCTGAAGAGAGAATAGATGCAGACAACCGATCGGTGTATGTAGGAAAT GTAGACTATGGAGCGACTGCAGATGAGTTGGAAATCCATTTCAACGGCTGTGGACCCGTGAACAGAGTCACCATCCTGTGTGACCGCTTCTCTGGCCATCCCAAAGG CTTTGCTTACATCGAGTTTTCCGATAGAGACTCCGTGCAGAGTGCCATTGGTTTGCATGAGACCTTGTTCAGAGGGAGAGTCCTTAAG GTAATGCCAAAAAGGACCAATATGCCAGGCATCAGCACCACAGACAGGGGAGGACactccagaggaggaggaggacactcCAGAGGCAGAGGTAGAGGTTATCGCCCCCCCAGGTATCAGAGCAGCTCGCGAGGCCGATTCCGGTACCAGTCGACCAGGCCGCAACATCAAACGCCCCACCCTTATTACGGAGGCCCGACAGTGGGGAAGAGACAGTGGGGGCACATGGACTACCACGAACAGATGCCTAAACGTTATCCATGTCTTCTGCTCATCACGCCGCCATCCGAGGAGTTGGGGGAAGCGTCGAGTGGACAACACTACGCCCAACAGCGCTAA